The genomic DNA CTGTTGGTGTGGAAGGCAGTGGTAGCAGCAGTATTATTGTCATGATTTCTGTATCATGTCAACTGTAGTGGACTCTTGAATTTCCAAAGACTTCTGCCTTGTAACAATGTAAAGCCCCTGCTTGATTCTTACTATTAAACCTTTTTCCTCTTTGAAACACTACGTCTCCTCTTTCTTACCCTAAGCCTTAATGAATCACCAACTCATACTCAACCTTTCAGGGCAGCTTGGATCTTCTCTGGGCCACCAGGTTGGGGTAAGTGCACTTCTCTGAGCTCCCATGATGTCCTGCTCCATCACCTATGCCTTCCCCACTGTGCCTCTGGCACAGTAGGTGGTTCATAGCAGGTGCAgagttcatgtttttgttttgaaatactactgatagaacccagggccttatggcCAAGTCTATGTTCAgtgaactgaagttttcttttatCAAGAACTGGCTGGAGttcatggtgcatgcctgtaatcacaagtATCGAGAGGCAAAGATAGGATGATTGCCCAGGTAAAAGTGAGAgaccttttctgaaaaacaagctaaGAGCAAGCAGGACAGGGGtcatgttcaagtggtagagtacttgcctaacaaggATGAAGCTCTGAGTAGAATCCACAGTCttgccaagaaaaacaaaagcaaacaaacaaacaataataacaaccatCACAACAAAACCCTCTAGAAGATTCTAAAATATAGTCCACAGGGCCTCTGTTTGCATGCCTAGTCTGGAAAAGTCAAAGAACGGTTGTATCTGGGTTTATAGTAGATTCTACATGAATTCAAAGCCTTCAAATTCCCCACACTCTCCTCTACACACACAAGACCACTTCAGAACTGAAAATACTAATGCATTTACAGAACAGAATggcaacaaatgaaagaaattgaTTGTCTCAAAGTTTATCAGGTGAGCTTTCTTGGAACCCAGTACTTGAATGGTTGCTAGTAGACCTACAGCAAAGCTCACAATTGAAACAGGCTTTGTAGTCAGGGAAACCTAAGTTTCAGCTTGCTGGAATCACagattcttcatctataaaatgacatCTATAAAATGTCCACCCAACTAGATCCTTAGGGGTAAAAGAGATTATATACTCAAAATGCTTATCACAGTCAGGCATACAGGAAGGGCTCCATACTTGCCCAGGGCTGATATTATGGTTAACCTCACTGTTAATATATTTCACTATAATTCTGTTGCTTTACAGAATTTTCCCGTCAGCCTAAACAGACTCAGGTGCAATTATCCTAGACAGCACTTCCCCATTCCTTCTCTTGAGGTGTTCCATTTTAATCCTTTTTTAGCCGAAGATCCAGTGAGGTTCAAGTTTGGGACTGTATTGAATGGGCACCCAACCGTCTTTTCAGTGGTTCTCAGCCCTAGATGAAAATTAAAATCATCTGCCAagttgaaaacaaaacagcaacaaaacaaataagcaaataaaagaaaCTTTGAAACAAtatctagcccccccccccaaccataaATCCCAATTTAATAGGACCCAACACTCTCTTGGTCTTAAAAGCTCTCCCGGTGATTATAAAGTGTGGCTGAGAGCCCTGTTGACCAAGATAGGAAAGATTAGTTCTCCACTACCTTGGGGAGCAAAAGAAAGCTGCTTTTACTTTGTTATAATCTCTTACCATCGTGTGAGAGGGAAGAGGACTGAAGATTATCATGGACTTATTCCACTTATAATGTAAAATGGCTCATGGTGTTAATCTTCTGGCTAGTGTCTTCTTTTGTCAATGAAGGTTCGGATCTGATGGAATGAATGCACAGAGATGCCATAGGATATGTGAGGAGCTGGGGATTGGGCTGGCTTGTGTCCGCACATGTGTGCCTGCTGATATCAGGTATGCGTCCCTGAGAAGTAAAAATTTCACCTGGGCTGGTAAAATGATCCATGCATTGGCATTTGATTTAGTACTGCCTATGTGTCAAAGATAgctggtgaggggctgggagcaTGCTGAGAAATAAAGCACCtctggaattaaaaaaacaaaacaaaacagttcttcatttctttccattgTCAAAGTAAGGTGCGAAAGAAAACTggggaaataggaaaataaaacaaaccctaCAAGAAAGTACTAATACTAGCTGAGCTCTGAGAAGATTCCTCAGGTAATAACAAAGGTTTAAATGTTTTACTATAGCAATTCATTTACTTCTGGCACTAGCACTAAGAGGTAGATAATGACTTCTAATTCCTTTATACAGACAAGAAGGAGTTGTTGGATGATTTGCCTTAAGGTGAACAGctaaaaagacaaagtcaaaCTCAGACTCCTACTCTATTTTACCTACTATGGTCAACCTCAGAACTACAGTTCATATGGTATACTGCATTCAAAGACTTAATGCCAGTCATAAAGCTGAAGAAAGTTAACCTCTGCTGTTATTTACTCACTTTTGCATTTCACAAATGTTTATTGAAGGTGTCTATGTTTCACATACCACTCCAAGCTCAAACATCAATCTACTAAATAGCATACAAAGGCTCTCTTCATCCATTTCTATAGCATTAAGAACAATGCATATATAAACAGCATATATTTAGTAAGAATAAAAATACtgaggatggaggtgtggctcaagtgatagagcacaagccaAGCAGAGTGAGTGCAAGGGCCTGAGTCAAAACCCAGTGCTAgggtgggagaaagagagagaggaaaaatactGTAATTATTCCCTGATGACAAAATCGAAAACCAGTACTTTGGAATGTATTGAACATCAGACACTTTTCAAATAGAATATTTAGCATTATCTTCTAGACTTTCAGTGATTAAACATACCAGAACaataatgtaatttaattttatgagTTTGACCCTGTTGAAATAGATATATAGCATTGGTGTCTTCAAGTCTGAAATTCCATGCTTTTTGAAGGATGGATGAGTTGAATTAACCAAAGAGGACACTTGGTGACATTTTAAGAGCTTAAAACACGTCCCTGGTGGTATGGTTCAGTGTAAAGAGTGTTTTCTAGGatgtacaaggctctgggttcaatccctagcaccatcACCCACACAAAACAGTTGTACCTTTAAAAACTTTAGTGTTTTCTGAGGGAATTTGGgaggggaaaaggtgggagaaaaatcggggagggggtaacaagttggataagaaatgtactcagtaccttacgtatgaaacaatagcccctctgtacatcactttgacaataagttaattaattaattaaaattagtgTTTTCTACTTTGCTGGATAATGAATTAACACCCAGGGCACATTTTGACTTTAAGATTTCAActactccagtcagaatggccaacaacaacaaatgctggtgaggatgcactgttggtgggaatgtaaactagtgcaatcaCTAAAAATAGAAGTACCATATGACCCAGAGATACCATGTTGGGCATGTCTCCAAAGGAATGTAAGTCCGGGTACAATAGAGGCATTTGCATgcttatgttcattgcagcattattaacAATAGTCAAGCTACGAAAACAGCTCAGAAACTGATTGAAAAAATGGGGTACACATACCCAATGGATTATTATTCTgccataaagaaaagtaaaaacatgggttgttggtggggtttttttgtttttaattaatttatttattgtcaaagtgatgtacagaggggttacagtttcatatttaaggccatgagtacattccttccttccttccttccttccttccttccttcctttcttctctctctctttctttctctttctttctttctttctttctttctttctttcttttctttctttctttctttctttcttgtcctgggccttggactcagggcctgagcactgtccctggcttctttttgctcaggtctagcactctgccacttgagccacagcgccacttctggccattttctatatgtggtgctggggaatcgaacccagggtttcatgtataggagtcaagcactcttgccactaggccatattcccagccccccccctttttttttgcaggtaaatggatcatgttaagcaaaatatgCCAGGATCAGAAGGAAAAAGACCAAATGTTTtctcatgtggaagctagacctacaagattatacataaatacatacaagatcataaatatatatagagagagataacaTGTTTATAATTGTGACTTTGATGACActagaaggaagggggaaaggaaacagACTCTTGTTAGGAATACAATGTATATGTTTGTCGTGATAGCATCAGGAAACTCATTGAAAACTTCACTAATAGGAGactgaagaaagggaaagagataaTAACTGAGGGGGTAAATCTGACTAGCCTAATCGATAGTTGTGTGGAATGCTACAGTGAaacttctttgaacaattaacatagatctaagttaaaaatgaatgacaagagTGTATCACAGATCCTTGCAGGGGTactagtggggggggggagggagggaaaatgaagaAGTTAAAAGAAGGCTAATATGGTCAAACTGTttaatacataaaaatagaacagtgaaacctGTTGAGATTGAtttaagaaggaggaaaagggaggagggagagcagagggTGATGAATCTGAACAAAGTACATGATAAGCAAATATGGATATGTTCCAAAATGACAGTCTTATTTACAACTAACAGATGCtaattttgaaaagataaatgTCCATTTCTACCCTTTCCATAAACTGAATAACTTCAAGCAAGCTATTTTGAGGTAATGTTCATGAATTTGGTATTCTGCTTAACCTCTACTAAACAGTAAGCATTTTAAACTACATTCATTATTGGTGGATTGACTGACTGATACTGAGGTACTCATGCTTGTTTGGatggcacttgagccatgcttccagttaaAACCACCTTTAGATTGAAGTAATAGGtgggaaaatgaaggaatgaaagtATCATTTTTAAAAGGTCTCTTTTGACAATATTTTGCTCtgtctttcttttgcttctcctctttccattccttccttcctttattctttatttcttcctttctgtttttctcgcTCTTTCTTTGACACAGGCTCACTAGGTAGATCAGTTGGCCTCAAATTTGAGGtcttcctgcctccctttctcagtatgggattagaagcatgagccactacacTCAGCTGGCTGTATTTTCTTCTGTTGTTACTGTTCTTACTGGAGATCTCCAGGCAAAAAGTGTTTTGCTATTGATTAAGAAGAGATAAGGTCTGCAGCCATTAGATAACAGAGTTAGAGTCAGAACCAAGTGAAAGAACGTAAGTATTCTGACTAAATTCCAGTGTGAGTGGTTAACATTCTCCATGTtcaaatactttttattattagcCAACACTTGTCCATCCCCAATTCCACCGTTGCACAAGGGCACAGAAGGAGACAGTCCTTGCTGGCATGTTCACAGGCTGTGCATACTTTCCACCGAGGGTTCCCTTTCCTTTGGATGGCAGAGTCATAGTTTTTCAACTCTCACTACTTTTAAGCCGGGATGGGGTTTGCAGACATAACAGTGCCAAGTAATTCCTCcagagaaaagagataaaagatgaACACCTGTAGAATTTCAGAGGGATGAGAGATGCAGTGTACATTTTCCATATTTATTCATAGTTGTGATGTCTGTGGAGCGCTTAATGACGAGGCTGAGCTTACAACAGAGGAGGGAGATGGCTCTTTTGCAATTTAGTCTCGCAGCCTTTACAAATGGGACAGAAAAGATCGACAATAACTCGCAGCCTATCTGAGCCAGGGAGAGCAGTCCTGAGTTCTTCAAGTGTCCCCAGGCCCTCGGCCTGtttcgccttttttttttttcccagagagagaaaagggtgggggagagggatacTATTTAAACTCTCTTCCTAAGCATGTGAATGAATTTCAAGTATGCGAAACACCTCACTCCACGAACCTAATTAGAACGCGTTGGACATTTAAAAGTTGCAGCATAATAACCCATCTGGAGAGCGCCCCAGTGCGTCCCTGTGGTAGTGGCGCCCCGCAGGTCTTCCCCAGCCTCGGGCTTCCTCTGAGCCACCCCCTTGGCCCCCCATGGAGCTCCAGGGCTCAGCTTAGTGGTGAGCAgcccgggccccccacccccatcctgcaCCCTGCCCAGTAGAACCCTGAACCCAGAGTTGCTTTTCTCCGCAGGCCAGCGACTTTATAATCATAAACTTCGGCTGATGAGGACTAACATCTTCCAAAACCAGAAAAGGACTGTCTGGTCACCACAGTAAGACGTTACTACAAGATGTATAAGATAGAAGCTGGAAAACAGCCAGgacgtgggaggggggaggggagagataggTAAGATTATGAATGCCACTGCCCAACTACCTGGGTTCCAATCGCAGGTTTGCTATTGGAGTGCCTACTGTGCGCCGGGCGCTCGCAATAGGGCGGTGCACGAGATTGCCCAGGTCCTTGCTTTAACTTTTAGCTCAGTTCCCTGGATCACCGTGCCAAGCCTCGTTTCCTTCACCAGTAAAGAGCTCCGGCCTCCTAGAATTGCAGATTCCGAATCTTGTATTAAGATGCAAAGGACTAACGTGGTAGGAGCTCAgtaagtatttgtttttctttcacccAATCCGAGACAGCGCAGACTAGAGACAGGTGTCACAGCTAGCAATCATTCTTGGAGCAGTTCTTCCACCCACATAAGCGCCGGACTCTGCAAAGAAGCCGAGCTGCAGAGAGGAGACCTGGCGGAAACTGTGGAAGCACAGCTCCAGAAGCTAGCACCTTAACAAGAAAAGGAGTTCGAACAGGCCGGTGGGCGCCCCAGAGAACTCTGGAAGCACTTCTCGCCCGGGTTTCCCGCCCGGGTTCTCAAGGCAGCGGTGATTAGCATTCGCCCCGCCCCTATCGTTTCCAGGCCCACTATTGGCCAACGCTCTTCCACTGCTCGCCCCGGGCGGGGCCAcaggccgcgcggggcggggggctggaCTGGCCGAGCCCGCGGGGCAGTGGGCGGGGACCCGCGGAGAGCCTGGTGGGGCGGCCCGCAGCTGGAGCCCGGGCCcgagggggcgggccgggggcggggcctctcgGCGGGCATTAGAGGCAGGTGACCCGGGCGCGGCGGGAGAGGGCAGTCAGCCTGCGGCCGACACTCAGCCGCCGCCGCCCGCTGCTCCGTGTCCCACGGAGGTGGGCGAGAGGGTGCGCGAGCGCGGGGAGGAGGAGCCGAGCCGGGTGCGTTCCGAAAGCGCCGCCACCGCCCCCCAGAGTCCGCTGGAGCGCGGAGCCCCCTGCAGGGGAGCGGGCGAGCGGCTGGCGGGACGCGGCGGCGGCCACTCACCATGCAGTCCCAGCCGGGCCAGCGCCGGCGGCTCGCGGTGCTGTGAGGCTGCGGGGTCCCCGGGCCGCCGCGCCTCGCCTCTCTCCCGCCCAGGTGCTGCCAAGGCGCGCTCGCTCTTCCTTCTACTCCAGGACCCCCGGTGGAACGCCcggcctgcccctgccccgctCCGCCCGGATCATGCGGGGCGATCCGGAGGAAGAGAAGGCGAGTGACCGGCCTACGCCGATCGCATTCTGGGGGCGCCCCGCTCTCTGAGACGCCCCCACCTGCTACCATGTGTCGCCGCCACCCGTACCCAGCCTTTTGCTAAACTTTCCCCGCGCCGGCCCGACTCAGAGTGGCGCGTTTCGGAGCCGAGTGCTCGGAAGACGGGGGATCCAGGTTGGCTACGGACGTCTGTCCCCCAGCGGGACCCGCAGAGGTAAGAGCCCGCGCCCGCCGCTTCTCCCCGCCCGCCAGCCCGCTTCCTCGGCCCCTTTCCCGGGGCGGAGCGCCCGGTCCTGAGACCCAGCCCCGAGGGCCCGTCCTGGAAAGGAGGGTGTGGGGAATGAGAAGTCCCGTtcccggagggagaggggaggcaagGAGAGAGGTTAACTTAGAGACTGGAAACTCCTGACGGGGACCGGGCTTTTGACTCCCCTCTAAGAGGGGTGGTTGTGATTTTCCTCCcccattttgtctttttaaagacTCCCTTCCTTGGGATCGGAGCCCTCGCCGTCCCTCCCCAGCCTCATCCCCGGAGAGTGAAGGCAGCCAGCTCCTTCCCGAAAGCAGTTTAGCTTTGGACGGGTTtcttgaagagaaaaagaaaccaacagGTTGCCAGCCCCGGCGTCAACACCCAAGTCTGCGGAGAGGgcagcccgggccccggccccggccccggcttcCTCGGCCTGTGTGTCGGCCCCTCGCGGGCGGCTGGAgacgaggggagggagggggcgatgGCTCGGCCTGACCCGTCTGCGCCGCcttcgctgctgctgctgctcctggcaCAGCTGGCGGGTCGGGCGGCGGCCGCCTCCAAGGCCCCAGTGTGCCAGGAAATCACGGTGCCCATGTGCCGGGGCATTGGCTACAACCTGACGCACATGCCCAACCAGTTCAACCACGACACGCAGGACGAAGCAGGCCTGGAAGTGCACCAGTTCTGGCCGCTGGTGGAGATCCACTGCTCGCCCGACCTGCGCTTCTTCCTGTGCTCCATGTACACGCCCATCTGCCTGCCGGACTACCACAAGCCGCTGCCGCCCTGCCGCTCGGTGTGCGAGCGCGCCAAGGCCGGCTGCTCGCCGCTCATGCGCCAGTACGGCTTCGCCTGGCCCGAGCGCATGAGCTGTGACCGCCTCCCCGTGCTGGGCCGCGACGCCGAGGTCCTGTGCATGGATTACAACCGCAGTGAGGCCACCACGGCGCCCCCCAGGACCTTCCCGGCCAAGCCCACCCTCCCAGGCGCCCCAGGGGCTCCGTCTGCCGGGGGCGAGTGCGCCAGCGGAGGCCCCTCGGTGTGCACGTGCCGCGAGCCCTTCGTGCCCATCCTGAAGGAGTCGCACCCGCTCTACAACAAGGTGAGGACGGGCCAGGTGCCCAACTGCGCCGTGCCCTGCTACCAGCCGTCCTTCAGCCCGGATGAGCGCACGTTCGCCACCTTCTGGATTGGCCTGTGGTCGGTTCTGTGCTTCATCTCCACCGCCACCACGGTGGCCACCTTCCTCATCGACATGGAACGCTTCCGCTACCCCGAGCGCCCCATCATCTTCCTGTCGGCCTGCTACCTGTGCGTGTCCCTGGGATTCCTCGTGCGCCTGGTCGTGGGCCACGCCAGCGTCGCCTGCAGCCGGGAGCACAGCCACATCCACTACGAGACCACAGGCCCTGCGCTGTGCACCGTCGTCTTCCTGCTGGTTTACTTCTTCGGCATGGCCAGCTCCATCTGGTGGGTCATCCTGTCGCTCACCTGGTTCTTGGCAGCTGGCATGAAGTGGGGCAACGAGGCCATCGCTGGCTACGCACAGTACTTCCACCTGGCCGCCTGGCTCATCCCCAGCGTCAAGTCCATCACGGCGCTGGCTCTGAGCTCGGTCGATGGGGACCCGGTGGCCGGCATCTGCTACGTGGGCAACCAGAACCTGAACTCGCTGCGAGGCTTCGTGCTGGGCCCCCTGGTGCTCTACCTACTGGTGGGCACGCTCTTCCTCCTGGCGGGCTTCGTGTCGCTCTTCCGCATCCGTAGCGTCATCAAGCAGGGTGGCACCAAGACGGACAAGCTGGAGAAGCTCATGATCCGCATCGGCATCTTCACCCTGCTCTACACGGTGCCCGCCAGCATCGTGGTGGCCTGTTACCTGTACGAACAGCACTACCGCGAGAGCTGGGAGGCGGCCCTCACCTGTGCGTGCCCGGGCTCCGACGCGGGCCAGCCGCGCGCCAAGCCCGAGTACTGGGTGCTTATGCTCAAGTACTTCATGTGCCTGGTGGTGGGCATCACGTCGGGTGTCTGGATCTGGTCCGGCAAGACCGTGGAGTCTTGGCGGCGCTTCACCagccgctgctgctgccgcccgCGGCGGGGCCACAAGAGCGGTGGCGCGATGGCCTCCGGGGACTACGCCGAGGCCAGCGCGGCGCTCACGGGCAGGACCGGGCCGCctggccccgccgccgccgcctacCACAAGCAGGTGTCCCTGTCGCACGTctaggaggaggcggaggaggcccTGCCCCCGCCCTCGCCACCCTTGCGGGGAGTGGAGAGAGGGGGGGGTGTTTTGTTGGGTAGCTTTGCGAAGGTCACTTCCGTTTACCTTCTCGGTGCTGACGCCCCCCTCCTGGGGCGActtggagaggaaggggaagggggttACGCCTGCCAGGGTGGACCTGTCCCGGTTCTTCTCAAAGGGGCTCAGCTCAGTCGGGTGTATTCTGGTTGGAGTTCCTTGCTGCCTTCTTTAGAGGAACCCTGGTtttaatttatatgtattttacttttttttttttttagaaaaaaaaaactctgttgCATTTTTGGCAACAaaatttacctttgcttttggGGGCTTTACAATCCTCAAGTTGGCATTGTAATAAGGTTACACTCGGTTCAGGTTTCTTTGAACTGCGTGGTCTGAATTGGGAAGATATATTTCCTAGACATGTGTCTTTTAAAGAGAAATGTGAACAGAGTTTGGGCTGCTGTGAGTGAGAAGGTGTGGAGTGTGTTATTCAGTTTTTTTCCTACCCCTGCTTAAAACTACCCAGTTTGCTTTGGTGCAGCTGCCTGTTCCAGGTGTCACCCCCggttttgccccccccccaccccttgtgaAGGCCTCCCAAACTTGGTGATTTTCTGTGCATTCTTAACTTGGTTGGGTGAGCCTGGATTCTAGTCCACAGTATTTTGATCATTTGCATTCCTAATGGAGCTTGAATAGAGGCAGCATCTAGGGTGTGGGGCATAAACATTTCTCATGGTGAGAAATGAAGTGATGACACCTGGTTGATCTGAATTGTAGACTACTGAGATGGTGAGCTTTGTGCCAGAGGGAGGTGGGAGACTCTTAATAAGTTCCAGTGATCCCttaatattattaattt from Perognathus longimembris pacificus isolate PPM17 chromosome 4, ASM2315922v1, whole genome shotgun sequence includes the following:
- the Fzd5 gene encoding frizzled-5; the protein is MARPDPSAPPSLLLLLLAQLAGRAAAASKAPVCQEITVPMCRGIGYNLTHMPNQFNHDTQDEAGLEVHQFWPLVEIHCSPDLRFFLCSMYTPICLPDYHKPLPPCRSVCERAKAGCSPLMRQYGFAWPERMSCDRLPVLGRDAEVLCMDYNRSEATTAPPRTFPAKPTLPGAPGAPSAGGECASGGPSVCTCREPFVPILKESHPLYNKVRTGQVPNCAVPCYQPSFSPDERTFATFWIGLWSVLCFISTATTVATFLIDMERFRYPERPIIFLSACYLCVSLGFLVRLVVGHASVACSREHSHIHYETTGPALCTVVFLLVYFFGMASSIWWVILSLTWFLAAGMKWGNEAIAGYAQYFHLAAWLIPSVKSITALALSSVDGDPVAGICYVGNQNLNSLRGFVLGPLVLYLLVGTLFLLAGFVSLFRIRSVIKQGGTKTDKLEKLMIRIGIFTLLYTVPASIVVACYLYEQHYRESWEAALTCACPGSDAGQPRAKPEYWVLMLKYFMCLVVGITSGVWIWSGKTVESWRRFTSRCCCRPRRGHKSGGAMASGDYAEASAALTGRTGPPGPAAAAYHKQVSLSHV